The Rhabdothermincola salaria genome segment GCCATGTCCGCCAGCAGCTCGGGGTTGCGGTAGGTGTTGCCCGTGACGAGCATCCCGAGGCGGGCGTGGGAGGTGTCGGCCGCCATGGCCGTCAGCGTCGTCCACCCCTCGAAGTGGTTGCCCGCCGGATCGCCGTAGAGCGGGAAGAAGTGGTCCCACGTCCAGATGGAGTCGACCCCCATCTCGTCGGCCGCCCGGGCCGCCGCCCGCAGATCGGCCATGGTCGTGTGCTGGGGTTGCAACTGCACCCCGACCTCGAAACGGGTCATGTCTCGGCCTCCCGGTCGTCCTCGGGTGGCACGCTACCGTCACCCTCCGAGCCCGACCGCCCGGCGGAGACGAGGCCGGCGCTAGTCGCCGACGCCCTCGGGCATCACGACCTCGACACCCTCGCGGTAGTAGGTGAACAGCTCCTCGACGAGCTCCTTGAGCCCGGCGGCGGAGTCGGTGCGATCGAGGTGGACGGTGATGACGTTGCCGTTCACGTGCACGCCGGTCACCCCTCCCCGGGCGAACAGCGCACCGGCGACCCGGCTGGCCGGCTTGTCGGCCGCGGCCTCGACGTCGGCCGGGGACCGGAAGGTCTCGTGG includes the following:
- a CDS encoding NifU N-terminal domain-containing protein; its protein translation is MGQPVTVIEKSSPHPGVVRFETNRPLTGMGHETFRSPADVEAAADKPASRVAGALFARGGVTGVHVNGNVITVHLDRTDSAAGLKELVEELFTYYREGVEVVMPEGVGD